The proteins below come from a single Lates calcarifer isolate ASB-BC8 linkage group LG11, TLL_Latcal_v3, whole genome shotgun sequence genomic window:
- the tcf20 gene encoding LOW QUALITY PROTEIN: transcription factor 20 (The sequence of the model RefSeq protein was modified relative to this genomic sequence to represent the inferred CDS: inserted 3 bases in 2 codons; deleted 3 bases in 3 codons), which produces MQNFSNSPAPTSLPHGFSGRGGGGPPYPPQLAEPQISPRMTDDYAGMQQQSLHRGHHHPGQASHMLAYSARNRGAVEPPPTQGNIHSGNSNNPYRKDAMDYYFSMGGKDRHRRGGLAYGAGFGYPNIDGHIPHQYRHAGSGSAPSSGLMSPYPVDYGSGAGSGGGAGAGAFSPTQYNMSQNPAMQTVPGSQMQHRQHGQTFPAVHHGQQHRSYPHSGHRMTPQYPHYSPQGGASTGSSGMYSPPPQRYLDGAASTGFDPKVNSSPSVNASSNSVSSSVAANNVGPMENVQQSYHASNYPGYSPQTHSLHKQATLQHRNSQHNLGVGYDNSLKMQHQGPSPGSVYAKHHQASNPSIPQAASQEIAKSPMHPNAQQTQINQNFSPISNPSPAASAVHSPSCSSSPSPLMGVSEAHGNPSGHGPSHPPASNPRSSHGHGRLLQTMPQLSPTPNSNSSISSCGSSGSHKAHSMSSVGGSNLPPTGRNKMGPGAGIGSREEGPSVYSSSSLDKMQDAGLNSLNALSSQVANLPNTVQHMLLTDTVLSQKKKDGGQMQQAAHGVPPSQPRSRNASAASSTSTVKDGSAVGSGDGASLDAGADEDSSVMSVGGSSGTKVEREEQFSEGEHGRVRQMSGASSGSETTGYHPPPQSQTQQQSGQAENVRTACSDSPPKEPSVSETKTNEAPLSSSSPPFGCQSSEAGPVSHSTPPVSSSPSSTSSSIPPXPSQTAISEPGLPFNDNRGGHRKTTENKNEVIKNESEGAVEKTEKGSSQMQRDGEVNTQNGQDKENRLHTASRIHNNEREEKHTSEEQQSASSVGVIVSARSDGSHTEKSKHPQDNCIEEKHSHSYSRESSSHNGEEGVDLSLYSSHHQKSNFGRPQNPPQSGPHKYGYPESTYGSDLSMKNRGRTGASSVMESNSRYLGYQQSQPGYGPAHPKDAGSVAETLVKRGQGGGGKVHEDNSQMQQFPSLLQEVLQGYNLDRRYGRPEQAFPAHLQVQQQFQTRHPYGMTENMRMQSGVTEASGHSAQMGSSGKPSHPNQSHGSEPDFTTDPQASAKSEGSNAKILQNAEKPDVGVSQSHLPQATESQQPPPKHINLADYSLPQRKVLSNVSTPSSAVQELLLQEPELLTGSIGQTESQKSSGSILAPSERRSVICDVSPNRRSTPERDRESDRERERDKSQSGASVIQQPFSSPAAANDLSKKDTGEKQVVKMETASKEAGPDTVNLQTDHHGSGGANEADMEYHPKSVHSSVVMNADPYRRGNVDISPLPSHPMSTNPLSSPPRHQSYLHGVDLSTGSSSSFPGYRYGDTREGNIMPRSNPHFPSHHPYHNLSPQAQSTNKLQMYPHPRGLPHHPHDMSDWVKAMNRSSKEMMMQPGSSPGRHKVSQSEQRQRMISQTDMPGEQHATKSSVHHQSPYFDMKMWESAHPGREGPRMMEGDSYYRTQPPPPPPPPPPPAPVASHGPAPPQMTHGQNAAEPEVSRGTAEEAKHPCPLPPSSSAKPPADMNPAPPQVQRQTKAGGSGDTNPLILRRRVRSFISPIPAKRQLQDASQQRAATNSHHSPGAQSESSHHNEDDSSSSDIPCPRLSSPLPGENTYSQPLSPSSGNTKALPPRKGRGLKLEAIVQKITPNIKKPAGHADDESNHYTGFSHPEIPPFNDSQDQDLAHFPRVTGGDDGYMDESHSLNDMIPFRGVDETGPLPLSAYPCDPHQTSQALKQDFDFGLGATVASASDDKEDFALLGPLPPPPPLPRPVQGSPPPSSSALSDIQHFTNTYQQLETRRGEQSAANLLRQKLQESGMGFDDYPGSDYYGTTPPHHGQAQGHMLNRHQMSSGRSSLSPQDSKPPENVVPKGYFPSGKKKGRPVGSVNKQKRAQNQAQTQAQVQSQVQTQSTTLSAPPAPPAPAAAAATTPQTVQTASSTPAPAAPPLSDNKIAPPLAPPILTQVVKVDVESEDTQPETEVKPVRRRRRGVKDEDEPLEARGRQRRRRRGAAAAAAVSPSVAKDDPDTPLGAGGSLAANRVFLDPNRKGLFVPHIHVEKKIPEIGAVCTIVNAEEDKMKGERSAVGGKAGGSGIDSLLTSALSSQLSRRDRESEKRKTDEVETTLQSGKALPSSGYVVSGPVITETNHSGRLLCCLCQKWANYKHLGDLYGPYYPAEYAAKLPKNQPQVRQCQATTGTNKTGPNSDISSNALSTVQXSQTQDAQFTKPSTESDFAISFDSNPTSLTTPVRTASPASREDMMIHVADKFSNTASSCSSSSSSTTTTTSTTTSLTWDMNLDIRPIPELKREPEFEIDQQQVQKQLQPPTDEAQQRPQHRKLTSHPRFKRRHKSSEDSPRMVPSNSKASLPFQPPPPALDSLGPLAQLAQLPQMPMDPEELWVHEGCIVWTSGVYLVNGRLYGLQEALDGARETSCSYCEMVGSTLGCYSKGCTLRYHYLCAIEADCSLNEDNFSLRCPKHKVKKESLPRASGQPSQCTWSNQREAERNGEEEETQESGSC; this is translated from the exons ATGCAGAATTTTTCTAACAGTCCAGCTCCCACCTCTCTCCCCCATGGGTTCAgtgggaggggtggagggggaccTCCGTATCCCCCTCAGCTAGCAGAACCCCAGATCTCCCCAAGGATGACAGATGATTACGCAGGGATGCAACAACAGAGCCTGCACAGAGGCCATCACCACCCTGGTCAAGCCAGCCACATGCTTGCTTACAGTGCTAGAAACAGAGGAGCTGTGGAGCCACCGCCAACACAGGGTAACATTCACAGTGGCAACAGTAACAATCCATACAGGAAGGATGCCAtggattattatttttcaatgGGTGGGAAGGACAGGCACAGAAGAGGAGGTCTGGCTTATGGAGCAGGCTTTGGGTACCCTAATATCGATGGACATATACCTCACCAGTACCGACATGCTGGATCTGGCTCCGCTCCATCATCTGGCTTGATGTCACCATATCCAGTAGACTATGGCTCCGGTGCTGGTTCGGGTGGcggtgctggtgctggagcGTTCTCTCCTACTCAGTACAACATGAGTCAGAACCCTGCAATGCAGACAGTGCCAGGTTCTCAGATGCAGCACCGCCAGCATGGGCAAACGTTCCCAGCTGTCCACCATGGACAGCAGCATAGGAGCTATCCACACTCCGGGCATAGAATGACCCCACAGTACCCACACTACTCCCCACAGGGTGGAGCATCCACGGGGTCATCAGGAATGTACAGCCCCCCTCCGCAGAGATATCTTGACGGGGCTGCTAGCACTGGGTTTGATCCCAAAGTCAACAGTTCTCCCAGTGTCAACGCCAGTTCAAACTCGGTCTCCAGTTCAGTTGCTGCTAACAATGTGGGGCCAATGGAGAATGTTCAACAGAGTTACCATGCTTCAAATTATCCTGGATATTCCCCACAGACACATTCACTTCATAAACAGGCCACACTACAGCACCGCAATTCACAGCACAATTTAGGGGTAGGGTATGACAACTCTCTGAAGATGCAGCACCAGGGCCCGTCTCCAGGGTCTGTATATGCTAAACATCATCAAGCCTCTAATCCCAGTATACCTCAAGCAGCATCTCAAGAAATAGCCAAATCCCCAATGCATCCCAATGCTCAGCAAACCCAGATCAACCAAAACTTTAGCCCAATATCCAACCCCTCTCCAGCTGCCTCAGCAGTGCATTCCCCCAGCTGTAgctcctctccttcccctttGATGGGTGTCTCAGAGGCACATGGAAACCCCTCAGGTCATGGTCCTTCACATCCTCCTGCATCAAACCCCCGTAGCAGCCACGGTCATGGCAGATTACTGCAAACTATGCCTCAGTTAAGTCCCACACCCAACTCAAATAGCAGCATCAGTAGTTGTGGTAGCAGTGGCAGTCATAAAGCTCACAGCATGAGTTCAGTTGGAGGGAGCAATCTTCCTCCAACAGGCCGCAACAAAATGGGCCCAGGCGCAGGAATTGGGTCCCGAGAGGAAGGCCCCTCCGTTTATTCATCTTCTTCGCTTGATAAAATGCAGGATGCTGGCCTGAATAGTCTTAATGCCTTGAGCTCACAAGTAGCCAATTTACCAAACACAGTTCAGCACATGCTCCTTACTGACACAGTGCTttcacagaagaagaaagatggCGGACAGATGCAACAAGCAGCACATGGTGTGCCTCCATCGCAACCAAGGAGTCGAAATGCAAGCGCTGCATCGAGCACTAGCACAGTCAAAGATGGAAGTGCAGTGGGGAGTGGTGATGGTGCCAGCTTAGATGCTGGTGCTGATGAAGACTCCTCGGTGATGTCAGTTGGAGGCTCATCAGGGACCAAGGTGGAGCGTGAGGAACAGTTTTCCGAGGGGGAACATGGGAGGGTGAGGCAGATGAGTGGTGCAAGCAGTGGATCTGAAACAACCGGCTATCACCCTCCACCTCAGAGTCAAACCCAGCAACAGAGCGGACAAGCTGAAAATGTTAGAACAGCCTGCTCTGATTCACCACCAAAAGAACCAAGTgtttcagaaacaaaaacaaatgaagctcctttgtcatcatcatctccaccaTTTGGATGTCAGTCATCAGAGGCAGGCCCAGTTTCACATTCAACACCTCCAGTTTCCTCATCGCCatcatccacctcctccagtATTCCTCC CCCCAGCCAAACTGCGATATCAGAGCCTGGTTTACCATTTAATGACAACAGAGGTGGCCACAGGAAGacgacagaaaataaaaatgaagtcatcaaaaatgaaagCGAAGGTGCAgttgagaaaacagagaaaggcagTAGCCAAATGCAACGAGATGGAGAAGTCAATACACAGAATGGTCAGGACAAAGAAAATAGGTTGCACACTGCATCCAGAATACACAATaatgagagggaagaaaagCACACATCTGAGGAACAGCAGAGTGCCAGTAGTGTTGGTGTGATTGTTTCGGCTCGATCTGACGGAAGTCACACTGAAAAAAGCAAGCACCCTCAAGACAACTGTATTGAAGAGAAACACTCGCACTCTTACTCAAGAGAGTCCAGCAGTCATAATGGGGAGGAGGGAGTGGATCTGAGTCTGTATTCCTCCCATCACCAGAAATCAAATTTTGGACGGCCTCAAAATCCTCCCCAATCTGGACCGCATAAATATGGCTACCCAGAATCAACATATGGCTCAGATTTGTCAATGAAGAACAGAGGGAGGACTGGCGCT TCGAGTGTAATGGAATCAAATTCCAGATACTTAGGGTACCAACAATCACAACCTGGTTATGGCCCTGCGCATCCAAAAGATGCTGGTTCTGTAGCAGAGACTTTAGTGAAGAGAGggcaaggaggaggaggtaaagTTCACGAGGATAACTCACAAATGCAGCAGTTTCCCAGCCTTTTACAAGAGGTTCTTCAAGGTTACAATTTAGATAGACGTTATGGCAGACCAGAGCAGGCATTTCCTGCCCATCTCCAAGTTCAACAACAGTTTCAAACCAGACACCCGTATGGCATGACTGAAAATATGAGAATGCAGAGTGGAGTAACTGAGGCTTCGGGTCATTCTGCCCAAATGGGCAGCTCTGGAAAGCCCTCACATCCAAACCAGAGTCATGGAAGTGAGCCTGATTTCACCACAGATCCTCAGGCCTCAGCAAAGTCAGAAGGGTCCAATGCTAAGATTTTGCAAAATGCTGAAAAACCTGATGTGGGTGTGTCCCAGAGTCATTTACCACAGGCTACAGAGTCTCAGCAACCCCCACCCAAACATATAAACTTAGCTGACTATTCTCTGCCACAGAGAAAAGTGTTATCTAACGTGTCCACTCCATCCTCTGCTGTGCAGGAGCTCCTTTTGCAAGAGCCAGAGCTGCTAACAGGCAGCATTGGTCAAACTGAGTCTCAAAAATCATCAGGCTCCATATTAGCCCCATCAGAGCGGCGCTCTGTCATCTGTGATGTGTCACCAAACCGACGCAGCACACCAGAGAGGGACAgggaaagtgacagagagagagagcgggacAAAAGTCAGAGTGGAGCCTCTGTGATTCAACAGCCATTTtcctctccagcagcagccaatGATCTGAGTAAAAAGGATACGGGAGAGAAACAAGTGGTGAAAATGGAAACGGCATCAAAGGAGGCAGGCCCAGACACTGTAAATTTACAAACTGATCATCATGGCAGTGGTGGAGCTAATGAGGCAGATATGGAGTATCATCCAAAGTCTGTTCATTCATCCGTTGTAATGAATGCTGACCCCTATAGGCGAGGCAATGTAGATATTTCCCCCTTGCCTTCGCACCCTATGAGCACTAATCCCTTATCTTCACCCCCAAGGCATCAGTCCTATCTTCATGGTGTTGATTTATcaactggcagcagcagcagttttcctGGTTATCGATATGGAGATACAAGAGAAGGCAATATAATGCCACGTAGCAACCCCCACTTTCCCTCCCACCATCCGTACCACAACTTATCCCCCCAGGCTCAGTCCACAAATAAGCTTCAAATGTATCCTCATCCTCGTGGTCTCCCTCATCACCCACATGACATGAGTGACTGGGTAAAAGCAATGAACAGGTCCTCTAAGGAGATGATGATGCAGCCTGGTTCATCTCCAGGAAGACATaaagtcagccaatcagagcagagacagaggatgatCTCCCAAACTGACATGCCTGGTGAGCAACACGCAACCAAAAGTTCAGTCCATCATCAAAGCCCTTACTTTGATATGAAAATGTGGGAGTCAGCGCACCCTGGAAGAGAAGGCCCTAGAATGATGGAGGGAGACTCCTACTACAGAACTCAGccgcctccccctccccctcctccccctcctcctgccccaGTGGCTTCACATGGCCCTGCTCCTCCACAAATGACTCATGGCCAAAATGCTGCTGAACCTGAAGTGTCCCGGGGAACTGCAGAGGAAGCCAAACATCCCTGCCCACTTCCTCCGTCCAGCTCCGCTAAGCCACCTGCCGACATGAACCCCGCTCCACCACAGGTGCAGCGGCAGACTAAAGCAGGTGGTTCTGGAGACACAAATCCACTAATACTGAGAAGGAGAGTTCGTTCTTTTATCTCTCCCATTCCCGCCAAAAGGCAACTGCAGGATGCGTCTCAGCAGAGGGCTGCCACAAATTCACATCACTCCCCCGGGGCTCAGTCTGAGTCTAGCCATCACAATGAAGATGACTCATCCAGTTCAGATATCCCATGTCCCAGGCTCTCTTCCCCTCTGCCCGGAGAGAATACCTATTCACAACCTCTGTCTCCATCAAGTGGTAATACCAAGGCTTTGCCTCCCAGGAAAGGACGAGGTTTGAAACTAGAGGCAATAGTGCAGAAAATCACACCAAATATTAAAAAGCCAGCAGGCCATGCTGATGATGAGTCAAATCATTACACAGGCTTCTCTCACCCAGAAATTCCACCGTTTAATGATTCACAGGACCAAGACTTAGCACATTTCCCCAGGGTTACAGGGGGGGATGATGGTTACATGGATGAAAGTCACTCATTAAACGACATGATTCCCTTCAGAGGAGTTGATGAGACTGGGCCTTTACCTCTGTCTGCTTACCCGTGTGACCCCCATCAGACGTCCCAAGCCCTCAAACAAGACTTTGACTTTGGACTAGGGGCCACTGTGGCGTCAGCGTCTGACGACAAGGAGGACTTTGCTTTGCTCGGACCTTTGCCCCCTCCTCCGCCTCTTCCTCGCCCCGTCCAAGGTTCCccacctccatcctcctctgccctgtcagacattcagcattTCACCAATACTTACCAGCAGCTCGAGACTAGAAGAGGAGAGCAGTCTGCTGCTAACCTTCTGCGACAGAAACTTCAAGAATCTGGCATGGGGTTTGATGATTACCCTGGCAGTGACTACTATGGAACGACCCCGCCCCATCATGGCCAGGCTCAAGGACACATGCTGAACAGACATCAGATGTCCTCTGGGAGGTCCAGTCTGTCGCCACAAGATTCTAAGCCCCCGGAGAATGTTGTGCCTAAAGGCTATTTCCCATCTGGCAAGAAGAAGGGCAGGCCCGTAGGGAGCGTGAATAAACAAAAGCGGGCCCAGAACCAAGCCCAAACACAGGCACAGGTCCAGTCTCAAGTCCAGACACAGAGCACAACTCTGAGTGCTCCTCCAGCCCCACCCgctccagctgcagctgctgccacaaCTCCACAGACAGTGCAGACTGCCAGCAGCACGCCGGCCCCTGCAGCACCCCCGCTGTCGGACAATAAAATCGCTCCCCCGCTGGCCCCACCCATTTTGACCCAGGTAGTGAAAGTGGATGTTGAGAGTGAGGACACGCAGCCAGAGACCGAGGTCAAACCCGTGCGGCGGAGG CGCAGAGGTGTGAAAGATGAAGACGAGCCACTAGAAGCAAGAGGgcggcagaggaggaggaggagaggggcggcggcagcagcagcagtatcacCATCAGTGGCCAAAGATGACCCAGATACACCTTTAGGGGCAGGAGGGAGTCTC GCTGCAAATAGAGTATTCTTGGATCCAAATAGAAAAGGCCTGTTTGTTCCACACAtacatgtggaaaaaaaaataccagagaTTGGGGCGGTGTGCACCATTGTGAATGCTGAGGAGGACAAGATGAAAGGAGAGCGTAGTGCAGTTGGAGGGAAAGCAGGCGGGAGTGGAATTGATTCTCTCCTGACCTCAGCTCTTTCCTCCCAGTTATctaggagagacagagaatctGAGAAAAGGAAGACAGACGAGGTGGAAACTACACTTCAGTCAGGAAAAGCACTCCCTTCATCTGGCTATGTTGTTTCAGGCCCCGTGATTACAGAGACCAATCACTCTGGCCGCCTGCTCTGCTGCCTGTGTCAGAAATGGGCAAATTACAAACACCTTGGAGATCTCTATGGGCCTTACTATCCAGCTGAATATGCTGCGAAGCTCCCCAAGAACCAGCCCCAGGTCAGACAATGTCAGGCAACCACaggcacaaacaaaacaggaccAAATTCAGACATAAGCTCAAATGCTTTGAGCACTGTCC ACTCACAGACACAAGATGCTCAGTTTACCAAGCCTTCGACTGAGAGCGACTTTGCCATCAGCTTCGATTCAAACCCAACATCTCTTACCACTCCAGTTAGAACTGCCTCCCCTGCTAGTAGAGAGGATATGATGATACATGTGGCTGACAAGTTCAGTAACACCGCCTCCtcttgctcctcctcctcctccagcaccaccaccactaccagtACAACAACATCTCTAACCTGGGACATGAACCTAGATATCCGACCTATCCCTGAGCTTAAGAGAGAGCCAGAGTTTGAGATTGACCAGCAGCAGGTGCAAAAACAGCTGCAGCCGCCAACCGACGAAGCTCAACAGCGACCTCAACACAGAAAGCTGACCTCACATCCCCGCTTTAAGAGGAGGCACAAATCTAGTGAGGATTCCCCGAGAATGGTGCCATCCAACAGCAAGGCGTCCCTGCCCTTCCAGCCCCCTCCGCCGGCTTTGGACTCCCTGGGACCTCTTGCACAACTCGCCCAGCTGCCTCAGATGCCCATGGACCCAGAGGAGCTGTGGGTCCATGAGGGATGCATAGTGTGGACCAGTGGAGTGTACCTTGTCAATGGCAGGCTGTATGGCCTGCAGGAGGCACTAGATGGCGCCAGAGAAACA AGCTGCTCATACTGTGAGATGGTTGGCTCAACTCTGGGCTGCTACAGTAAAGGCTGTACACTTCGCTATCACTACCTTTGTGCTATTGAAGCAG ATTGCTCTCTGAATGAAGATAACTTCTCACTGCGGTGTCCGAAGCACAAGGTAAAGAAGGAGAG tTTACCCAGAGCATCCGGCCAGCCAAGTCAGTGTACCTGGAGCAatcagagagaggctgagagaaacggagaggaagaggagacacagGAGTCTGGGAGCT GTTAG
- the LOC108877555 gene encoding LOW QUALITY PROTEIN: germ cell-specific gene 1-like protein (The sequence of the model RefSeq protein was modified relative to this genomic sequence to represent the inferred CDS: deleted 1 base in 1 codon) translates to MAFLQQMRSPRLSFIQTVVSLFLGGVALMSSYWCVGKQKVPKPLCSPTKHSNCIPVPGVSNSSSIQFSWETGDDRFVFPTFHTGLFVTCEENIYTDAWEEKCRGFHTLPPGSEKAMMWLSLSLELMYIGLLLISCTLLSMQLCLGPGSRLCNAGDKLLNAFAAVFTVLGGLLGMVGHMMFMQVFQTTASMGPEDFKPHSYGYSWAFYVAWFAFTVCMSAGVSTLNNYTKKVLMVGPRRNSGLNPCSFNFVGLLPPAPYYTPPNPALACPPSPPRISHLSPYYEPPPSAVHSTSAPRLTHSQSLPLPNSDSLPPPPSHQAPASPFHRLSLPSPSPVAHAVCPHDPAGTPGEPV, encoded by the exons ATGGCATTCCTGCAGCAGATGCGTTCCCCCCGCCTCTCCTTCATCCAGACGGTCGTGTCTCTCTTCCTGGGCGGCGTTGCCCTCATGTCCTCCTACTGGTGCGTGGGCAAACAGAAGGTGCCAAAGCCGCTGTGTTCGCCCACCAAGCACAGCAACTGCATCCCAGTTCCCGGTGTCTCCAACTCCTCCAGCATCCAGTTCTCCTGGGAGACGGGGGACGACCGATTCGTCTTCCCCACCTTTCACACCGGCCTGTTCGTCACCTGTGAGGAGAACATCTACACAGACGCAtggg AGGAGAAGTGTCGAGGGTTTCACACTTTGCCTCCAGGATCTGAAAAAG CAATGATGTGGCTGTCACTGTCGCTGGAGCTCATGTATATCGGCCTGCTGTTAATCAGCTGCACGTTACTGTCCATGCAGTTATGC TTAGGGCCTGGTTCCCGTCTGTGCAACGCTGGGGACAAGCTGCTCAATGCTTTCGCTGCTGTCTTCACAGTCCTGGGGG GTCTGCTCGGGATGGTGGGTCACATGATGTTCATGCAGGTGTTTCAGACCACTGCCTCAATGGGACCAGAGGACTTCAAGCCTCACAGCTACGGCTACTCCTGGGCGTTCTA TGTGGCCTGGTTTGCCTTCACTGTCTGCATGTCAGCCGGCGTCTCCACTCTCAACAACTACACCAAGAAGGTCCTGATGGTGGGACCCAGGCGCAACTCAGGCCTTAACCCCTGCAGCTTTAACTTCGTGGGGCTCCTTCCACCGGCTCCTTACTACACCCCTCCAAACCCAGCCCTGGCCTGTCCCCCGTCTCCCCCCCGGATCTCCCACCTGTCTCCCTACTACGAGCCCCCGCCGTCAGCGGTGCACTCGACCTCCGCCCCAAGGCTCACACACTCccagtccctccctctccccaaCTCagactccctccctcctcccccctcccaccaGGCGCCCGCGTCCCCGTTCCACCGCCTgtccctcccctctccatctccagTCGCCCACGCTGTCTGTCCACATGACCCTGCCGGGACACCAGGAGAACCAGTATGA
- the LOC108877660 gene encoding LOW QUALITY PROTEIN: epithelial membrane protein 2 (The sequence of the model RefSeq protein was modified relative to this genomic sequence to represent the inferred CDS: substituted 1 base at 1 genomic stop codon): MLILLGAIVALHIIGIILLLVATIDNAWWMTDTISTDVWARWILQNGKWNYTNLPEGSHYPQDYLQAVQASSVLACIFSILGIFVFVAQLFTLNKGQRFTISGIFQFLRLXVFLCLCIMIAASIYTDIFHRNEANGWYGHCFILAWIAFALTFISSITYFVLRKKTA; this comes from the exons ATGCTGATTCTCCTTGGTGCCATCGTTGCCCTTCACATCATCGgcatcatcctcctcctggtGGCTACTATTGACAAT GCCTGGTGGATGACCGACACTATCTCCACAGACGTGTGGGCCCGGTGGATACTGCAAAATGGAAAGTGGAACTACACCAATCTTCCCGAAGGCTCACACTACCCACAAG ATTATCTCCAGGCGGTGCAGGCCAGCTCAGTGCTAGCTTGTATTTTCTCCATCCTGGGCATCTTTGTCTTTGTGGCTCAGCTCTTCACCCTCAACAAAGGACAGCGGTTCACCATCTCCGGCATCTTTCAGTTCCTTCGCCTGTGAGTATTTTTGT GCCTGTGCATCATGATCGCAGCCTCCATCTACACAGACATCTTCCACCGCAACGAAGCAAACGGCTGGTATGGTCACTGCTTCATCCTGGCGTGGATCGCCTTCGCTCTCACAttcatctcctccatcactTACTTTGTGCTACGTAAGAAGACAGCGTGA